GAATGTGTGATAGAATTTAGAATAGATTGGTGTATCATCAAGGAGGAGCTTAATTAAACAATTCATGCGTCTAGAATTATGTGCATTGAATATAGGCCTAgtgtagagatggcaacgggtgcaaacccgccgggttttgctatcccaaacccgtacccgtgaaaaatatttacacccattaaaaaacccatacccatgacgggtttgaaattttgcccaaacctgtacccatcgggtttgcgggtacccacgggttacccgcgggtttttatcttcaatatgcttattctttttataatcaataagtatatcgtaatgattaatgagatcatggtccaaaatttatgtaatgaacaacaagttcatgatttggtataaaaatattagtggagagaattaaatacaaataataagttgtataatcaagttaccttgcactaagttatacacccaccacatatataacactAGTAATAACTATATATCAAGCAAGCAACACTAtcaccaactacttatacattcactaTTTGATAAAAATCAGGAAGTAAATAGGTCGATAACAAGTTTgtttgttcgtttataaaataaaattacaatatgcactaggtttggtcgggtttaaaaaactcacgggttcacgggtttgagtactataggaacaaacccgtacccatgaacccgtcgggtatacatttatgcccattaacaagcCCATgagtatgaaaattgacccaaacccgtaccctaaatGAGGTAAAaatccatcgggtttcgggtttcgggtacccattgtcaTCTCTAGCCTAGTGACACACTCGGAGAGTAATCGAAAATGTTTATTAGAAGCCCTTTGAAACTAACCCTTTAAAAGTAAAAAAAAAAATGAATTTCGTCGAAAGAATATGGATTTTTAACGAGAAATCAAATATTtcgtttttcaaatttgaaaattcATCTTGATCGAGAAATTCGAAATTCGGTGAATTTTGATTAAATTTTCGTTTTCGCTGACTACGGAGAAATTAAAAAAAATTAAATGGTTTACCCCGGGTTCAAACCCGATAATCTTCCTTGCACATTTCTCTTTTAAGCATTCCACTTTGCAGGAGGCGGAGTACATGGCGTCGGCGTGGCGCGGCAAGACGATCGGGCCGACAGTGCCGGCCTCTTACATCGGCGACGACCGGCTCCCGTCCGACACCAAGTACGGACTTGACCTCTACGAGCCGACCGCCGCGCCGTGCATCGCGTGGCTGGACGCGCACCCGCCGCGCTCCGTGGTGTACGCCTCCTTCGGCAGCCTGTCCGACCTCGACCCGCTGCAGATGCGGGAGGTCGCGCACGGCCTCCTGGACGCCGGCCGGCCGTTCCTCTGGGTCGTGCGCGCGTCCGAGGCCCACAAGCTGCCCGCGGGCTTCGAGGGCGCGTGCGGCGGGCGCGGGCTGGTGGTGTCGTGGTGCCCGCAGCTGGAGGTGCTGGCGCACCGCGCCGTGGGGTGCTTCCTGACCCACTGCGGCTGGAACTCCACAGCGGAGGCGCTGGTGACGGGCGTGCCCATGGTGGCCGTGCCGCAGTGGACGGACCAGCCGATGAACGCCAGGTACGTCGAGGCCGTGTGGCGGGTGGGCGTGCGGGCGCGGCCGGCCCCGCCCGACGACAGCCTCGGCCTCGTGCGGAGGGGCGAGGTGGTCATGCGCGTCGAGGAGGTGATGGACGGCGACAAGAGCGCCGAGTTCAGGAGGAGCGCCGACGTGTGGATGGCTAAGGCCAGGGCGGCGAGCAGGGAAGGCGGCAGCTCGGACAGGAACATCGCCGAGTTCGTGGCCAAATATGCACATCGGACGCCAAGTGAATGAAGTGATCATCAGATAAAGAAAAAGACGCCTTCTAGCTTTGAGCGAATCTGTGTATACAGGTCAAGTACCAGCATTTGATGTGAATGCCAATTCTTGGACAGCCAAATACAATGTATTATCACACTGCTAAACGCTGATGTGCAGCATTTATGTGACATGCAAGTCAGATTAGTCTGTGTATGTTA
This portion of the Zea mays cultivar B73 chromosome 2, Zm-B73-REFERENCE-NAM-5.0, whole genome shotgun sequence genome encodes:
- the LOC103647591 gene encoding UDP-glycosyltransferase 79; this translates as MGMDSYAGENEPKVGSGVGSHVLLLPYPSQGHVHPMLQFGKRLAYYGLRPTLAVTRFILATCAPGDAGVRLAAVSDGFDRGGFGECGDVAAYLSRLEAAGSETLGELLEDEAARGRPVRAVVYDAFLPWAQGVARRHGARAAAFFTQPCAVNVAYGHVWRRRLRVPVDGVLRLPGLPALDPDGLPSFLKVGTGLYPAYFEMVVRQFQGLEQADDVLVNSFYELEPEEAEYMASAWRGKTIGPTVPASYIGDDRLPSDTKYGLDLYEPTAAPCIAWLDAHPPRSVVYASFGSLSDLDPLQMREVAHGLLDAGRPFLWVVRASEAHKLPAGFEGACGGRGLVVSWCPQLEVLAHRAVGCFLTHCGWNSTAEALVTGVPMVAVPQWTDQPMNARYVEAVWRVGVRARPAPPDDSLGLVRRGEVVMRVEEVMDGDKSAEFRRSADVWMAKARAASREGGSSDRNIAEFVAKYAHRTPSE